A region of the Sodalis ligni genome:
TCAGCGGTATCAGGGCGCCGGCAATCACCCCGGCCAGGGTGGCGTGGATGCCTGAGAGCAGGATACATGTCCAAAGCGCCGCGCCGGCCAGCAGATAGAGGCCGGGATGGCTGATATTTCTGTGGTTCATCAGCCACATAACCGCTACCACCCCGACCGCGCCCGCCAGCGCCGCCAGAGAAAGCTCATGATTGTAAAACAGGGCGATGATAACGATGGCCCCTAAATCGTCGATAATGGCCAGCGCCAGCAAAAAAGCCTTCAGGCTGGCGGGCACGCGTTTTCCCAGCAGTGCCAGCACGCCCACCGCGAAGGCGATATCCGTTGCCGTCGGAATGGCCCAGCCGGCGTAATTAGCCGGGGCATGCCGGTTCATCAGCATATAGATGATGGCCGGCGCCATCATTCCCCCCAGCGCAGCGATAGCCGGGAATGCCGCCTGGGCGCGGCTGGCCAGCGCACCTTGGATAAGTTCCCGCTTAACCTCCAGCCCGATGAGTAAAAAAAACATCGCCATCAAACCGTCATTGATCAACGCAAGCAGGTTAAAGGAAGCGCCCTGTTCGCCGGCGGCGGCCCGGGGGTAATATAGGGTGGCCTCATAGGCCTCACGGGCCGGGGAATTGGCGATGATCAATGCCGCCAGCGCTGCCAGAATCAATAACACACCGCTTGCGGCTTCATGGACCAGCCAACGGCGAATAAAAGAAGTCAAAGTCCCTTTCCTCGGTATACGCTAGATGAGTTTTATTGTGCGGGAATTGGCGCTGTGGGTAAACAAAAGGGACTGATAATCGGAAGGTATTACAAGCCGCTTCGCAAAACGCGGTTTTATCTCCAGCCGGGATAGCTTACTGGCGCACCGTAGCGTATAGATAACCTCCCCAACAGCGTTGCCGAACACTATCATCAGCATAGCCGGGGGAGACATTTATCGCCGGGGCCGCGAAGGCGAACGGCCCTTTCGGATTTTTAGCGCGTCAAATCGTCGAAAAACTTCTTCACGCCGTCAAGAAAGCTCTTGGATCGCGGGCTGTTTTGCGCACCGCCGACGCCGCCGAAACTCTCTTCCAGCTCGCGCAGCAGCTGTTTTTGCTTTTCATTAAGCTTCACCGGGGTTTCCACTACAACCCGGCACAGCAGGTCCCCCTGAGCGCCGCCGCGTACCGATTTTACCCCTTTGCCGCGCATTCTGAACAACTTGCCGGTTTGCGTTTCCGCCGGCACTTTCAGGCTTACCCGGCCGTCGAGCGTCGGCACTTCGATTTCGCCGCCCAGCGCCGCCATGGCGAAATTGATGGGGACTTCGCAAAACAGGTTATTGTCCTCACGTTCGAAAATGGGATGCTGGCGGACCTGAACCTGAACGTACAGATCCCCGGCCGGCGCCCCCTGCTCCCCTGCTTCACCTTCCCCCGCCAAACGGATCCGATCGCCGGTATCCACCCCGGCCGGTATTTTGACCGACAGGGTTTTGGCTTTCTCTACCCGACCGTGGCCGTGGCATTTATGGCAGGGATCCTTGATTACCTTGCCGCGTCCCTGGCAGGTGGGGCAGGCTTGCTGCACCGCGAAAAAGCCCTGGCGCATCTGCACCTGTCCGGCGCCGTGGCAGGTAGGACAGGTTATGGGCGAAGTGCCCGGTTTGGCGCCGCTGCCATGGCAAACGTCGCACTCTTCAAGGGCGGGGATACGGATTTCCTTGGTAACGCCGCGCACCGCCTCTTCCAGCGTCAGCTCCATATTGTAGCGGAGATCTGAACCACGGCTGGCGCGCTGGCGGCGACCGCCGCCGAAAATATCGCCGAACACATCGCCGAAGATATCGGTGAAATCCGCTCCGCCGGCACCGCCGCCCATGCCCCCCTGCTCAAAAGCGGCATGGCCGTACTGATCGTAGGCCGCGCGTTTTTGCGGGTCATTCAGAATTTCATACGCTTCTTTGACTTCTTTGAACTTTGCTTCGGCTTGCGCGTTCCCGGGGTTACGATCCGGGTGGTATTTCATTGCCAGGCGTTTATAGGCCTTTTTGATTTCACGCTCATCCCCGTCTCTGGGGACGCCTAAAATCTCGTAATAGTCTGACTTCGCCATTGTCTCTTCCTGCCCTCGACATGCTTGCACGGGCGCAAGGTTACCCCTACGCCCGTGCCTGTTGCCAGCCACGATATCAGCTATCGCCGCTGTGCCCCATCAAGGGCGATTATTTTTTATCTTTGACTTCTTCAAACTCGGCATCGACCACGTCATCGTCCTTCTTGGCCCCATCGGCGCCGGCATCCGTTGCGCCTGCCCCGGCCTGCGCCTGCTGCTGCGCCACTTCCAGCAGTTTGCCGGAGACCTGGATCAGCGCCTGCATCTTGGCTTCGATTTCCGCTTTGTCTTCGCCTTTCAGCGCGGTATCCAGACCGTTCAGCGCGGTCTCGATAGCGGTCTTGTCATCCGCCGGCAGTTTAT
Encoded here:
- the nhaA gene encoding Na+/H+ antiporter NhaA, with the protein product MTSFIRRWLVHEAASGVLLILAALAALIIANSPAREAYEATLYYPRAAAGEQGASFNLLALINDGLMAMFFLLIGLEVKRELIQGALASRAQAAFPAIAALGGMMAPAIIYMLMNRHAPANYAGWAIPTATDIAFAVGVLALLGKRVPASLKAFLLALAIIDDLGAIVIIALFYNHELSLAALAGAVGVVAVMWLMNHRNISHPGLYLLAGAALWTCILLSGIHATLAGVIAGALIPLSLPGKAYSPALVLEHRLQPWVIYLILPLFAFANAGVSLQGLTPGSLLSLLPAGIAAGLILGKPVGIMVFCLLSVKLRMARLPDGVAMGQIAAAAVLCGIGFTMSIFIAGLAFGTGSGNEQLTLAKLGILSGSTLSAILGYLVLRRALPQAA
- the dnaJ gene encoding molecular chaperone DnaJ, with protein sequence MAKSDYYEILGVPRDGDEREIKKAYKRLAMKYHPDRNPGNAQAEAKFKEVKEAYEILNDPQKRAAYDQYGHAAFEQGGMGGGAGGADFTDIFGDVFGDIFGGGRRQRASRGSDLRYNMELTLEEAVRGVTKEIRIPALEECDVCHGSGAKPGTSPITCPTCHGAGQVQMRQGFFAVQQACPTCQGRGKVIKDPCHKCHGHGRVEKAKTLSVKIPAGVDTGDRIRLAGEGEAGEQGAPAGDLYVQVQVRQHPIFEREDNNLFCEVPINFAMAALGGEIEVPTLDGRVSLKVPAETQTGKLFRMRGKGVKSVRGGAQGDLLCRVVVETPVKLNEKQKQLLRELEESFGGVGGAQNSPRSKSFLDGVKKFFDDLTR